From the genome of Chiloscyllium plagiosum isolate BGI_BamShark_2017 chromosome 13, ASM401019v2, whole genome shotgun sequence:
CAGATATAGTGTTGAAAGATGAAGGGGCAGCAAACATTACTATCATAAAGGAATTGTTACTTATGAAATGAACTAAAGTTGTAAATTTCACTCATTAAATCAGTGAAAGACGCTATAATTCCTAAGAGCCCCACACATCTTTGTCTACCAGATGTGATCTGCACTTTATCAGCACAGCTTGATGTTTCTGCTCTCAAGATGGTGACACACAGTGCGGCTGCAGTTTCAAATGTCCACCTCCTTCATTTTTGAACAAAAAGACTGTGATTATCAGCAGGGTATTCAACACTGAGTTGCATCCCATCCAAGCCCGTCTATAAAAATGTATGCACAGCGGGGGGGTCATTATGTTAGACGGCAAGGAACTTGGCTGATTGTATTATGTTGTCACTTGTCTAACTAGGCACAATGGGGCTTTTGCTAACCTGACCCGTCAACACTCTGATTACAACTGGCTACTTTAGCACAAATTAAGGACTGAGTCTGGGTTGTTCTAGATTTGTAAAAGGCAACATGTTGCTTTTACACATTTTTGAGGCTGAGTGCCTTTTATCAGGTCTTTATCAAGCCTCTAAGGTCAAGCATTCATTAAGTTCTGAACGTATAACAAGAATGTACTCAATAAACTGACACAACTCTTTCTGCTCTCAAGGTTCAACATTATAGTAATATGTATGTCAACTTGAACTTTCCTTTTGGCTTTGTGTTAAATTTAATGTCATTCTGGAATATTCACACTCACACCTCATTGTAATGTATTGGGATTTCAATTGGGTGGAGTGTATTCTTTCcaaaagaaagtttttttttggcttAATTTACTGATTAAAAGGAGCCCTGCAATAAATATCTGGCAAATTCTTTTTGCAATATAATTGTAAGTGCATGAAACTCCAGGGCAGTATGAGTTACACAGAATCACCCCATCCACTCATATCCCTGTGATAACACAATTTTGGTCTTCCTGAACAATAAAAGTTTGCCAAACATTTATACAGGAAAATGACAACCCTTTAAGAATGAAAAGAGTGaagtttgaaaaaaattaaacaaacacATTGCCTTTTTTAATGTCACGTGACAGCATTTTTTTTCATATAAAAGAGATCATGTCCAAGATCTAGCTCAAGGGTATGAGGGTCAGTACCCTTTACTTTGGGGAATTATCTAGCTCATCATTTGCAATCAGTGCCTCTGATTTCCCGACATACTTCCCTTTACTTCTGCCTTTGTTGTAGGTCCTGTGATTTCCAACAATGTCAGGCATTGCCTGCTTGGACTGATACCCCATCTGCTCTGCTGGTGGCCACTCCTCTTGGTGTTGAGTCATCTCTTCCTCTGGGTAGGCAAAACTCTCATCCACCATGAAGCTGTCATCCACGTCGTAGCGTTGATACGTGCTCTGGCTCAGGGCTTCCTGACGTGCTCCAATCTCCAGGCTACTATTCCAAATTCCATATCCGAAATAAATGAGTAATCCTAGCAATGGGAAAACAAAACTGCCATCAGGAGTAGACTCAAAAATTATATTCAGATGAGAACCAGATATTTGATGTGATGATATGTTAGGACTGTGGAGGTGGGGAAATGCAAATGGAGTGATTGGAAGGATCTTTGAAAGAGCGAGCAGGGGACAATGGGCTGAAATGACCTTCTGTGCCACATGATtttgaggaatttcttttttttaaaaaaagcagggaAGGCTATTCAACAACTCACATCTCCCTAGCTGTTCCATAAAGATGGCTACTGAGTGTGTTCCTTCCAGTATCACAATTGTATTTATGTTTAGAAATTATGGCACAATTCTTGCTGACTCATGGTCTCTGAAGAGTTTGGCCTTGGTAACCAAGTttgtctgagttattgagggaacactatGACTTTAAGATTGCCTCCAAAGCTTCCGCCTCCCTGACTTGGGACTGTATCTATTCCTTTACCTTATCTGGGTAAAAACCCTGAAACTTTCTTCCTAAGAGCACTATGGGTGTGCCTATACTAGGGGACCATTCATTAGCAGCAATCTcaatggcaataaatgcaggaTAAGTCAGCATTTTTCAATGGAACAGTAATTTTATAAATGCTTTCCAGTTAATCTTGAACCAAGTGGCCTCAACAATCCTCTTCTTTCTGCAATCAGCTGATATCTAATGCTAAACATGGCATTTGAGAATCAATCACAGAATGATACAGAACAGAAGGTGCTGTTAAAGAGAAATCCCATTCATCCCAACCCTTGTTCTCTTCTATAACTCTGAAATTCTTTCTATCCTAAGTAACTATTTCATTTCAAATCATAACAACAATTGAACAACATTTATTTTGTCACCATCCCACTGTTCTTTTGCCAACTAACTTATTTGTATCCATTTGAGTGATTTACCTGCCAAACGAAAAGGTTGCTCTATATTTATGAAAATGCCTCCTAATGTGAGCTCTCCCCAGAAAATCTCCTTTCAGCATTTTCATATTTTTCTCTAATCGTTACTTCCTGGTTGCCCTTCAAATGAGAAGGCATAAAGGGGATACACAATATGGGATAACGCGATCAAAAAGATGAGGAGAATAATCAACAAAAATCTAGCCTAACAACATTTTGTGTCTGGGACACCCTTTTATCTTTTTGGGAAAATGATTCATCTTTTGATTTCAGCCAACCTTCGTCTCCTTTCAAGGGTACAAGAATTGTGTTTGCAAAGTGGATTGGGGTCATCTTGGTGGCAGCAACTTGCAATTATGTAGACCTCTTTACATAGTAAAATCTCCCAAATTGCTTCCAATAAATTTGATACTGTGCCACAAAAGGCAACATTAGGATAGGATTGGTCAAAGAGGCAAGTTTTAATGAATCTCTTGAGGAAAGAGAGGAAGAGAATGCTTTGGGAAGGAATTCCTAAAAGCTTAGCTGTCAAATATGGAGTTTGTAACGCTGGGGATgctcaagagaccagaatttGAGGAGCACAGAGATGTCAGATGGTTGTCAAATTGATGAAGGTAACAAAGGTAGCATTTGGGGTGAGACAACATTGAAATGTGAATACAAGGTGTGAATTAAGAAGCAAGTTCAGAGTAAATAGTGCATGATACAATACTAACttattttaaaatgctaaaaagagaaaaaaaaaatctaggcCTAACACAGTGAACCTATTGTGCCAGTGACATCACATATGCCCTGTAATGTTTGGAGGCAGAATTTTATGTCCAACAGGATTCAGTGACCACAGGACACTTTAGGGCATGCCCAAACAAACAGAACCCAAGCATGCTTAGGCTTCATTAAAATTGTTTGGGCAACTTGCTGCTTTCAGTTCACAGGCAGGTCACCTGATGAATGTCAGGGCTTTTGCCTCACAAGCACCTGACAGAAGGTTATTAAGCTTAAATCCTGTGATGGCATGGTTGGGGGTTTGGCAAGAGGTGGGGGAGGATAGCGGTTGAATTTAAGTGGAGTCACGGATAAAGAGAGTGAATTCTGTGGAGAAGAAGAGACACAGCTACTTCACTTcagcaaagtcatagagtcatagagatgtacagcacagaaacagacccttcagtccaactcgtccatgctgaccagatgtcctaacctaatctagtctcagttgacaccacttggcccatatccctctaaaccccttctattcatatacccgtccagatgcctgttaaatgctgtaactgtatcagcctccaccatttcctgtggcagctcattccacacatgcaccaccctgtgcgtgaaaaagttgccccttaggtccgttttatatctttcccctctcacccttaacttatgccccctagttaggattcgcccaccccagggaaaagaccttgtctgtttatcctatccatgcccctcatgattttataaacctctataatatcatTCCTCaggctctgacactccagggaaaacagccccagcctattcagcctctccctatacctcaaatcttccaactctggcaacatccttgcaaatcttttctgaacattttcaggtttcacaacatccttcagctagcaagtagaccagaattgcatgcattgtAAATTTAACAACAAAAAAATGATATTTTCTAAATATTTCTAAGCATAGCATGGCATTTAAGTATTGGTATCCAATATCACTGACTGGCCTAAATCTGGTCTTAGATTCCTTTGTGACAATATGTAAGGGTCATAAGATCTGTTTTCAGTAGCTTCCAAGGATACTTGAAAAATGGGACAACCCCATATCACTGCAGATCTTTAAGCATGGAATTAGAGCCAATGAAGCTATGCTCATTTTACGTCTGCAGAACAGACATTGCCATTACTGGCATTGGTCACTGCCAGATTAGATACAGGTCTCATAAGCTTCCACTTAGTCCCTTCTCTAATAAAGTGCATGAGTCTTAATTTGAGATTACTATTCTCTCAGCACCATTGTAACATTTGTGTTTATTAGAACTGTTTTTATGGCCTCTGCAAGGTATGATTTGAACTTGTGTCACCTTTTGTGGATGCCCTTTTGTTGCACATTGGAGGACCATCAAACCTGTGGATTTTACACAACAGAATAAGGCCACTGCCTCCCAGCTACCCACCACCCCACACCACACAATTCCCCCAACTGCCCAAGCTCAAACAAGCTTCTGTATAAGAAaatgtctctctcactgtccttTTTCATTCTCCTTTTGGCCAATATCAAAGGACTGGGCTAAGACTGACCATAAATTTACTTAGGATGCAGCAGAGAGAAAACCATCAATCAGGTATCACCTAAGGGACATTGTGGAAGTCCAGTCATTAATCTTCCAACATTACAATTATAATTTCTAGAAAAAGCTTTGAGGCTTTCTATATAGTGTGCATTTGTTAAAATTTCAAACACTAGCACAGTGATATTTCTGCATGGATGACACTAATTGATTCATAGTCAGATCTGATGCTttttatttaaagatgaaattaGAATACTTAGCCCAATTTCAGCATCAATAATGTACTCTGAAATATTTAACCATGCTTACCTACAAAACACCAGACTGCAAAGCGGATCCAAGTTATACTGGAGAGCTTCAACATGAGGTACATATTTACCAACATGGCAAATGCAGGCACGAAGGGAACACAGGGAGCCATGTATGGCAACTTCTTGGGGTTTTCAGGTTGCTGTAGGATCACAAAGACCAGTGAGCAGATCAGCAATGCCATCAGGATTATCAGCAGGATGGCCCACCAGCTCCGATCATAGATGTACTCCTCCCCAAAAATGGCAAAAGAGCAGAAGACAAACATCAAGACAAAGAGTAGCATCACACAGGTGGTAACTGTGCGTCCTGTGACAGTGGTCGGACGATCCATCTTATTGGGCAGGCCAAGCCGAATCCTCATCGTGTAGTACCGCGGTCCAATCAGCTTCTTGAGCTTTATTAAGTATATGTTCTCAGATTCATCTGCTTCTATTCCTGTGCTCATATCCACGGTACCATAGTTAGGATGATTCACGCTATAACTGGACTTGTCCTGTTTCCCAATAAGCATTTCATTGTCGCCCAAAGATGGCAGGTTCTTTGCTCCACAAGTGTTCTTCCCAAGGCCAGTGTAGTCTTCCCCTTCACTCATAGGGGAAATGGCTTCCTTCTCACACTCAGCTAGCACTCCTTCCTTCTTCTTAGTGCCTTCCTCCGATAGGAACTTGACAAAGCCATCAATGTCACTCTCGGGCTGGTAGCGCAGAAGCAGAACACACACCGATACCAGGGTGTAGGCTAGAAGGGTTCCAATGGACATCATTTCAATAAGGTCCCGTAGGCTGACCAGCAGGGCAAGAAGACCCGCAAGGAATCCTGAAACAATGCAGGCCACAACTGGGGTCTCCGTGTAGTTACTGACATGGGCAAAAAACCTAGACAACCATAACCATAAATATTATAGCacaatcttatagaaacatagattACAGCTTTGAAGCAGGATGTTTATGTCAAACAATCTTTTCTGGTGTTTATGATCCCTACAAATCTCCTCCCacccttcttcatttccttctATTCCATCATCCCTCATTAATTTACGTAGCTTCCACTTAAAAGAATTTCTGCTTCTAATCTCAAATATTCCATTTGATTATATATCAACACCTTATATTATATCTGTAGCTACTTCACAAAGCATGATCAAATATAGTTGCCAAAGAGTCACAACGTTGGGCTAAAATTTACAACATCAAGATGTAGGCTAAGGATGTAAAAATGTATGATTTCTGAAGttaaactgtttccattttgCAAATGGTCACTTTGAATAACAGACCGAtgtatttaaaagaaattctgaatTAGTAAGAATCTCTCAATGTCATGACAGTGAATCTGTAAATGCAATGTATATGTTGTATGGTACACCTCTGTTATTGTGTTGAACTCTAACTTACAGCCAGGCCACAACTTATCCAAGATTTCCTGATTGTGAAGAACAGAaaagaagccatttgacccattggcTGTGCTGGTGAGTTTCCTATCTGGACTGCATAATCTATCACTGTGGTCCATCTGCTGGAATCTCATatgtaaccttttaaaaatatttatggaCTCTGCATCTGTGAGCACTCAAGATGCCCTATAATAACATGGACATGCTCTTTCACTAGGCTGCTGGACAATGAGACCAATTGTGTACTTTTGTAGCAAAATGAGACAAAGCCAGAATGGCTGATGTAGTGGAGGGAAGGACAGTAGCTCATTTCATATCCCCAACTGCAAATAATCTCAAAACTGCTTCCCTTCACAGTTATACTCTCCTGCATCATAAGTGAGGGTCCAGAGTGTGAGGAGAGACCACCGACCTGAAGAGTAGACCATCATCAGCCATGGCATAAATCACTCTGGGCATCGGGAAGAGGGAGCCCAGGAGACTGACCGTCAGTCCTGCCACCGAACCAATCGCAACAATGTACTTGGCTGCGTGGAATCCGTGTAGTACAAACATCTCCATGAGTGGAGATTCCGTGTCAATGGCATAATAAGGCACCATCAGTGTCAGGATAATACTGACCTAGTAAAGGAAGGACAGACATTTAACACTGTCAGTAATATGGTACAATGAACACTT
Proteins encoded in this window:
- the LOC122556114 gene encoding probable cationic amino acid transporter, with protein sequence MSGFLSYLDPRRVHWGATWMALHSRILRTKPVESMLDDSNQQGTGHSRLAQVLTTVDLVSLGVGSCVGTGMYVVSGLVAKEMAGPGVIVSFIIAAVASILSGVCYAEFGVRVPKTTGSAYTYSYVTVGEFVAFFIGWNLILEYLIGTAAGASALSSMFDSLANHTISHWIVDYVGTLNGLGKGEESYPDLLALFIAVIVTAIVSLGVKNSVGFNNVLNIINLAAWVFIMFSGLFFINSANWDEGRFLPFGWSGVLQGAATCFYAFIGFDIIATTGEEAKSPNTSIPYAITASLVICLTAYVSVSIILTLMVPYYAIDTESPLMEMFVLHGFHAAKYIVAIGSVAGLTVSLLGSLFPMPRVIYAMADDGLLFRFFAHVSNYTETPVVACIVSGFLAGLLALLVSLRDLIEMMSIGTLLAYTLVSVCVLLLRYQPESDIDGFVKFLSEEGTKKKEGVLAECEKEAISPMSEGEDYTGLGKNTCGAKNLPSLGDNEMLIGKQDKSSYSVNHPNYGTVDMSTGIEADESENIYLIKLKKLIGPRYYTMRIRLGLPNKMDRPTTVTGRTVTTCVMLLFVLMFVFCSFAIFGEEYIYDRSWWAILLIILMALLICSLVFVILQQPENPKKLPYMAPCVPFVPAFAMLVNMYLMLKLSSITWIRFAVWCFVGLLIYFGYGIWNSSLEIGARQEALSQSTYQRYDVDDSFMVDESFAYPEEEMTQHQEEWPPAEQMGYQSKQAMPDIVGNHRTYNKGRSKGKYVGKSEALIANDELDNSPK